A stretch of the Capsicum annuum cultivar UCD-10X-F1 chromosome 8, UCD10Xv1.1, whole genome shotgun sequence genome encodes the following:
- the LOC124886598 gene encoding uncharacterized protein LOC124886598 — translation MKNEFERKKQEILAVQSASSVDGETNSAIQLAQLSEIDIWVQSVGGKKKGKVKGLGSLGRSVKATNSSTSTLPKEINEMIKSQVDASNANLYAQLQNERKKNKRMRKDLHLLMKHVYNKSSSNNERPSQEDYQAFEDESYDDSNNVNGSDNPDNVNESDSDPDSW, via the coding sequence ATgaagaatgagtttgaaagaaagaaacaagaaatattagcTGTTCAAAGTGCATCATCTGTGGATGGAGAAACTAATTCAGCTATTCAGTTAGCTCAGTTAAGTGAAATAGATATCTGGGTGCAATCTGTTGgtggaaagaaaaaaggaaaagtcaAGGGTCTTGGCTCCCTAGGTCGAAGTGTAAAGGCAACTAACAGTTCAACTTCAACTTTgccaaaagaaattaatgagatGATTAAGTCTCAGGTTGATGCTTCAAATGCTAATTTGTATGCTCAGTTGCAGAATGAgcgaaagaaaaataagaggatGAGAAAGGATTTACACTTGTTGATGAAGCATGTATAcaacaaatcatcttcaaacaatgAACGTCCATCTCAAGAAGACTACCAAGCTTTTGAGGATGAAAGTTATGATGACTCAAACAACGTGAATGGAAGTGATAATCCCGATAAcgtgaatgaaagtgattctGACCCTGATAGTTGgtag